The following coding sequences are from one Megamonas funiformis window:
- a CDS encoding 3-isopropylmalate dehydratase small subunit, translating into MAEKLEGKVWRYGDNIDTDVIIPARYLNSFDPKELASHCMVDIDETFAQNVVEGDIMVGGKNFGCGSSREHAPIAIKASGVPVVIASSFARIFYRNAINTGLPLLEIGDDVEKIHANDKLRVDLSTGTIENLTTGDTFHAVPLPGFIQDIAKAGGLINYIKQKG; encoded by the coding sequence ATGGCTGAAAAATTAGAAGGAAAAGTTTGGCGCTATGGCGACAATATTGATACAGATGTAATTATCCCTGCTCGTTATTTAAATTCTTTTGACCCAAAAGAATTAGCTAGTCATTGTATGGTAGACATCGACGAAACTTTTGCTCAAAATGTAGTAGAAGGTGATATCATGGTCGGCGGTAAAAACTTCGGCTGTGGTTCTTCTCGTGAACATGCTCCAATCGCCATCAAAGCTTCTGGTGTCCCTGTTGTAATCGCTAGCAGTTTTGCTCGTATTTTCTATCGCAATGCTATCAATACTGGTTTACCATTACTTGAAATTGGTGATGATGTAGAAAAAATCCATGCTAATGATAAATTACGCGTTGATTTATCCACTGGTACTATTGAAAATCTCACAACTGGTGATACATTCCATGCTGTGCCACTTCCTGGATTTATCCAAGATATTGCCAAAGCTGGCGGACTCATTAACTACATTAAACAGAAGGGTTAA
- a CDS encoding RNA-guided endonuclease InsQ/TnpB family protein, translating into MIVVKTYCFKLYKAKRNRKLHKVINIAGIIYNHCIALHKRYYRLFKKSLNIYKLQKHLTKLKKIGKFSYFKEVGSQAIQDITQRIDRACKLFFRNLKHKIRTAPPSFKKIRKYKSFTLKQAGWKLLKGNIIEINKQKYKYFKSRDIEGIVKTITIKRDTLGDIYLYFVCETNENKVLARTGKSVGYDFGLKQFLTASDNEDIKAPLFFKQNANDIKKANRILSRKKKGSNHRRLAKIALARLYKKISNQRKDFHFKLANKICSEYALICIEDLNIKGMQKRWGRKISDYGFSEFIKILEYKAREIGSIVQKIDRYYPSSQICHVCGTKNPETKNLAVREWICAKCKTSHDRDRNAAINIWKVGTSTFFGEI; encoded by the coding sequence ATGATTGTAGTGAAAACATATTGTTTTAAACTGTATAAGGCAAAAAGAAATAGAAAACTTCATAAAGTTATTAATATAGCTGGAATTATCTACAATCACTGTATTGCTTTGCATAAAAGATATTATCGTTTATTTAAAAAATCTCTTAATATCTATAAGCTTCAAAAACATTTAACTAAACTTAAGAAAATAGGTAAATTTAGCTATTTTAAAGAAGTAGGTTCGCAAGCTATTCAAGACATAACTCAAAGAATAGACCGTGCTTGTAAATTGTTTTTTAGAAATTTAAAACATAAAATTCGTACAGCACCACCATCTTTTAAAAAGATACGAAAATATAAATCATTCACGCTCAAACAAGCTGGTTGGAAGCTTTTAAAGGGTAATATTATAGAAATTAATAAACAAAAATACAAATATTTTAAAAGTAGAGATATTGAAGGAATAGTTAAAACAATAACAATTAAACGTGATACTTTAGGTGATATATATCTTTATTTTGTTTGTGAAACTAACGAGAATAAAGTTTTAGCAAGAACAGGTAAAAGCGTCGGCTATGACTTTGGACTAAAACAGTTTTTAACAGCTTCAGATAATGAAGATATAAAAGCACCTTTATTTTTTAAGCAAAATGCTAATGATATAAAAAAAGCTAATAGAATTTTATCTAGAAAAAAGAAAGGTTCAAATCATCGTAGATTAGCAAAAATAGCTCTTGCTAGATTGTATAAGAAAATATCTAATCAACGTAAAGATTTTCATTTTAAATTAGCAAATAAAATTTGTAGTGAATATGCTTTAATCTGCATAGAAGATTTGAATATAAAAGGAATGCAAAAACGTTGGGGTAGAAAAATATCTGACTATGGATTTAGTGAATTTATAAAAATTCTTGAATATAAAGCGAGAGAAATTGGCTCAATAGTGCAAAAGATAGATAGATACTATCCAAGTTCGCAAATTTGCCATGTTTGTGGTACAAAAAATCCTGAAACTAAAAATTTGGCAGTTCGTGAGTGGATTTGCGCAAAGTGCAAAACCAGCCACGATAGAGATAGAAATGCTGCTATAAATATATGGAAGGTTGGGACATCAACCTTCTTTGGAGAGATATAG
- the leuC gene encoding 3-isopropylmalate dehydratase large subunit has translation MGMTMTEKILAKHAGIDVVKPGQLINCKLDMVLANDVTAPPAIKEFEKIGKPVFDNTKIALVPDHFTPNKDIKSAGLAKIVRDFAHKHNIVNYFEIGRVGIEHVILPEKGIVAPGMVTIGADSHTCTYGALGGFSTGVGSTDLGVALATGEAWFKVPETIKVNITGKKPKYICGKDVMLTLIGMIGVDGALYKALEFAGEGVKELNMTDRLTIANMAIEAGAKNGIFPVDDETLNYIKDRVTKPYEIVEADSDATYCQTVEINLSELKPVVAFPHLPENTHTVESIKEPITIDQVVIGSCTNGRLEDLAIAASILKGHKVHPNVRCIIIPGSQQVYLDAIHNGYVDTFIEAGAAVSTPTCGPCLGAHMGIMTAGERCVSTTNRNFRGRMGHVDSEVYLASPYVAAASAILGKIATPEEVE, from the coding sequence ATGGGTATGACTATGACCGAAAAAATTTTGGCTAAACATGCTGGAATTGATGTGGTAAAACCTGGACAGCTCATCAATTGCAAACTTGATATGGTACTTGCAAATGATGTAACTGCTCCACCTGCGATTAAAGAATTTGAAAAAATTGGCAAACCTGTTTTTGATAATACAAAAATAGCTCTTGTGCCTGACCATTTTACACCAAATAAAGATATCAAATCCGCTGGACTTGCTAAAATTGTTCGTGATTTTGCACATAAACATAATATTGTAAACTACTTTGAAATTGGTCGTGTAGGTATTGAACATGTAATTTTACCAGAAAAAGGTATTGTAGCTCCTGGTATGGTAACTATTGGTGCAGATTCTCATACTTGTACATATGGTGCCTTAGGTGGATTTTCCACAGGTGTTGGTTCTACAGATTTAGGCGTTGCCCTTGCTACTGGTGAAGCATGGTTCAAAGTTCCTGAAACTATCAAAGTCAATATCACTGGTAAAAAACCTAAATATATCTGTGGTAAAGATGTTATGCTCACTTTAATCGGCATGATCGGTGTAGACGGAGCTTTATATAAAGCATTAGAATTTGCTGGCGAAGGTGTCAAAGAACTCAACATGACTGACCGTTTAACAATTGCCAATATGGCTATCGAAGCTGGCGCTAAAAATGGTATCTTCCCTGTAGATGATGAAACTCTCAATTATATTAAAGACCGTGTAACTAAACCATATGAAATCGTTGAAGCAGACAGTGATGCTACTTATTGTCAAACTGTAGAAATCAATCTCTCTGAATTAAAACCTGTAGTAGCATTCCCTCATCTTCCTGAAAATACTCATACTGTTGAATCCATCAAAGAACCTATCACTATTGATCAGGTAGTTATCGGCTCTTGTACTAATGGACGTTTAGAAGATTTAGCAATTGCTGCTTCTATCTTAAAAGGTCATAAAGTACATCCTAATGTTCGTTGTATCATCATTCCTGGTAGCCAACAAGTATATCTTGATGCTATTCATAATGGTTATGTAGATACATTTATTGAAGCTGGTGCTGCTGTAAGTACACCAACTTGTGGACCTTGTCTTGGTGCTCATATGGGTATTATGACTGCTGGTGAACGTTGCGTTTCTACTACAAATCGTAACTTCCGTGGTCGTATGGGACATGTAGATAGTGAAGTATATCTCGCTAGCCCTTATGTAGCTGCAGCTAGTGCAATTCTTGGAAAAATCGCAACTCCTGAGGAGGTAGAATAA
- a CDS encoding AraC family transcriptional regulator: MEIRKIYSEFNTPVYLSKALNLYYGGWEICCPMHTFGPAIRQHYLVHYVTRGKGRFWMNDTCYVIEKDTMFLIRPGITCVYQADKDDPWEYCWICIDGYDVENMLNNSGFDKVNLLFFDKSNGEVRDAMLNFIFYFSKYKNNEYMLLSRLYNIFGHMKIQMKKQQAKSIHVERAIDYIYENYSKNISVTDIAEYLGIDRTYLYRLFKEEYNMSPQKYLLNFRLKTAMNKLEGGNMSIADIAYNCGFNDASAFCHQFKKVYKDTPLNYRRYPQLAIRE, translated from the coding sequence ATGGAAATAAGAAAAATTTATAGTGAATTTAATACACCTGTTTATTTAAGTAAAGCATTAAATTTATATTATGGAGGCTGGGAAATTTGTTGTCCTATGCATACATTTGGGCCAGCAATACGACAGCATTACTTAGTTCATTATGTAACGAGAGGCAAAGGAAGATTTTGGATGAATGATACTTGTTATGTAATAGAAAAAGATACTATGTTTCTTATTCGTCCAGGAATAACATGTGTTTATCAAGCAGATAAAGATGATCCATGGGAATATTGTTGGATTTGTATCGATGGCTATGATGTAGAAAATATGTTAAATAATAGCGGTTTTGACAAGGTAAATCTATTATTTTTTGATAAGAGTAATGGTGAAGTCAGAGATGCTATGTTGAATTTTATATTTTATTTTTCTAAGTATAAAAATAATGAATATATGTTGCTTAGTCGTTTATATAATATTTTTGGACATATGAAAATTCAAATGAAAAAACAGCAAGCAAAATCTATTCATGTAGAGAGAGCTATTGATTATATATATGAAAATTACAGTAAAAATATCAGTGTTACCGATATAGCAGAATATTTAGGAATAGATAGAACGTATTTATATCGTTTATTTAAAGAAGAATATAATATGTCGCCACAAAAATATCTTTTAAATTTCCGCTTGAAGACAGCTATGAATAAATTAGAAGGTGGAAATATGTCTATAGCTGATATAGCTTATAATTGTGGGTTTAATGATGCATCAGCATTTTGTCATCAGTTTAAAAAAGTATATAAAGATACTCCACTTAATTATCGAAGATATCCTCAATTAGCTATTCGCGAATGA
- a CDS encoding 4-deoxy-4-formamido-L-arabinose-phosphoundecaprenol deformylase, which produces MAKKIAIKIDVDTKRGYDEGVPRMLDVFKQENIKATFFFSMGTDNSGKAIRRIFRKGFLTKMLRTKAPSTYGFKTMMYGTILPAPHIVEPNPMPFLRAIKENHECGIHCWDHVYWQDKLPFLSEDTIKDELTKAINLFEKIAGFKAKACAAPGWQVTPRSLKVQQELGFDYCSDVRGYYPFYPVMNDKKYLPLQIPGTLLTMDECLGSTLDNKLITEENINDYWLSHCDQEFNVLTIHSEMEGLKQLPILHDFIKKAKKLGYEFVKLEEGKHVPNIKECEIYHGYLPGRAGTVACQR; this is translated from the coding sequence ATGGCTAAAAAAATTGCTATAAAAATTGATGTAGATACAAAACGTGGCTATGATGAAGGTGTACCTCGCATGCTTGATGTTTTTAAACAAGAAAATATCAAAGCTACTTTCTTTTTCTCCATGGGTACTGACAATTCTGGTAAAGCTATTCGCCGTATCTTTCGCAAAGGTTTTTTAACTAAAATGCTACGCACTAAAGCGCCTAGCACCTATGGTTTTAAAACTATGATGTACGGTACAATTTTGCCTGCACCTCATATCGTCGAACCAAATCCTATGCCATTTCTTCGTGCTATCAAAGAAAATCACGAATGTGGTATTCATTGTTGGGACCATGTTTATTGGCAAGATAAATTGCCTTTCTTATCTGAAGATACTATAAAAGACGAATTGACCAAAGCCATCAATCTCTTTGAAAAAATCGCTGGCTTTAAAGCTAAAGCTTGTGCTGCTCCTGGCTGGCAAGTAACACCTCGCAGCTTAAAAGTTCAACAAGAATTAGGTTTTGATTATTGCAGTGATGTTCGCGGATATTACCCATTTTATCCTGTCATGAATGATAAAAAATATTTGCCATTACAAATTCCAGGAACATTGCTCACCATGGATGAATGTTTAGGTAGCACTTTAGATAATAAATTAATCACTGAAGAAAATATCAATGATTATTGGTTAAGTCATTGCGATCAAGAATTTAATGTTTTAACTATCCATTCAGAAATGGAAGGCTTAAAACAATTACCTATTCTTCACGATTTCATCAAAAAAGCCAAAAAACTTGGTTATGAATTTGTAAAACTAGAAGAAGGTAAACATGTTCCTAATATTAAAGAATGTGAAATTTATCATGGATATTTACCAGGTAGAGCAGGAACAGTTGCTTGTCAACGATAA
- the leuB gene encoding 3-isopropylmalate dehydrogenase, whose amino-acid sequence MSKKIVVIPGDGIGQEITDSAVAVLKKVSDKYNLNLEFESHPAGGTAYDLCGTPLPQTTLEAAQNADAVLFGAVGGPKWDNVEPTLRPEKAVLGLRKGLGLYANLRPIKVADALVEYSPLKEEIVKGTDVLIVRELIGGIYFGDKCESEIYEGNERAWDLENYSVPEVNRIVEFAMQASKKRKNKVTSVDKSNVLATSRLWRRTTAKVAEKYPEITLENLYVDNCAMQLAINPSQFDVIVTGNLFGDILSDEAAVLSGSIGMLPSASIGESTSLYEPIHGSAPDIAGKGIANPLATILSAAMLLRYSLDEQEAATCIEQAVDKALAQGYRTPDLYKEGFIKADTKTMTEAVLNNI is encoded by the coding sequence ATGAGTAAAAAAATTGTAGTCATTCCTGGCGATGGTATCGGTCAAGAAATAACTGATAGTGCTGTTGCCGTTTTAAAAAAAGTTTCTGATAAATATAATTTAAATCTTGAATTTGAAAGTCATCCTGCTGGTGGTACTGCTTATGATTTATGTGGCACCCCACTTCCACAAACAACACTTGAAGCAGCACAAAATGCTGATGCTGTACTTTTCGGTGCTGTTGGTGGTCCAAAATGGGATAATGTAGAACCTACACTTCGCCCTGAAAAAGCAGTTTTAGGGCTTAGAAAAGGACTCGGATTATATGCTAATCTTCGTCCTATCAAAGTAGCAGATGCTCTTGTTGAATATTCTCCACTCAAAGAAGAAATCGTAAAAGGTACTGATGTATTAATCGTACGTGAATTAATCGGTGGTATCTATTTCGGCGATAAATGTGAAAGTGAAATCTATGAAGGCAATGAACGTGCTTGGGATTTAGAAAATTATTCCGTTCCTGAAGTCAATCGCATTGTAGAATTCGCTATGCAAGCTTCTAAAAAACGCAAAAATAAAGTGACTTCCGTAGATAAATCCAACGTTTTAGCAACTTCTAGATTATGGCGTAGAACAACTGCTAAAGTAGCGGAAAAATATCCTGAAATCACTTTAGAAAATCTCTATGTAGATAACTGTGCTATGCAACTTGCCATCAACCCAAGCCAATTTGATGTCATTGTAACAGGCAATCTCTTTGGCGATATTTTAAGTGATGAAGCTGCAGTTTTAAGTGGTTCTATAGGTATGCTTCCATCTGCTAGTATCGGTGAATCCACTAGCCTTTATGAACCAATTCATGGCTCTGCTCCTGATATCGCAGGCAAAGGCATTGCTAATCCATTAGCTACTATACTTTCTGCTGCTATGCTTCTTCGTTATTCTCTTGATGAACAAGAAGCTGCTACTTGCATTGAACAAGCTGTAGATAAAGCTTTAGCTCAAGGATATCGCACACCTGATTTATATAAAGAAGGCTTCATCAAAGCAGATACAAAAACTATGACTGAAGCTGTATTAAACAATATTTAA
- a CDS encoding formyltransferase: MNRPSIVVFAYSEPGYTCLKALIEAKANILAVYTHQDDPDEEIWFHSVYDLAKANNIPVFRPKKIDEEATNYILNLNPDIIFSFYFRRLIPNEIILKPRLGAYNLHGALLPKYRGQTCINWAVVNGETHTGATLHLMTEKADEGDIVDQRGFDIAFTDTSLDVFIKVSKIASEIIKDCLPKIEAGTITLTPQDDTQATKFGRRRPKDGLLDFSKDAISLYNLIRGVTHPFPGAFTYVNNKKLFIWWAKPIEGTGNIGEIVSTNPLCIGTGKGLLQLEKLQFENEAELDAKAFTDLLPIGTKFELE; this comes from the coding sequence ATGAATAGACCTTCTATTGTAGTATTTGCCTATAGTGAACCTGGATATACTTGTCTTAAAGCTTTAATAGAAGCTAAAGCTAATATTTTAGCTGTATATACCCATCAAGATGACCCTGATGAAGAAATATGGTTTCATTCTGTATATGATTTAGCTAAGGCTAATAATATCCCTGTATTTAGACCAAAAAAAATAGATGAAGAAGCTACTAATTATATCTTAAATTTAAATCCAGATATCATCTTCTCTTTCTATTTTCGCCGTTTAATTCCTAATGAAATCATTTTAAAACCACGTTTAGGTGCTTATAATCTTCATGGTGCTCTATTGCCTAAATATCGCGGTCAAACATGTATCAATTGGGCTGTAGTAAATGGTGAAACACACACTGGTGCCACACTTCATCTTATGACAGAAAAAGCTGATGAAGGAGATATTGTAGACCAACGTGGATTTGATATAGCATTTACAGATACATCTTTAGATGTTTTCATCAAAGTTAGTAAAATCGCTAGTGAAATCATCAAAGATTGTTTGCCAAAAATAGAGGCAGGTACTATTACTTTGACACCACAAGATGATACACAAGCCACAAAATTTGGCAGACGTCGCCCTAAAGATGGTTTATTGGATTTTTCTAAAGACGCCATTAGTTTATATAATCTCATTCGTGGCGTTACACATCCTTTTCCTGGAGCTTTCACCTATGTGAATAATAAAAAATTATTCATCTGGTGGGCAAAACCAATCGAAGGAACAGGAAATATCGGTGAAATTGTAAGCACTAATCCACTTTGCATTGGCACTGGAAAAGGTCTACTTCAACTAGAAAAATTACAATTTGAAAATGAAGCTGAATTAGATGCTAAAGCATTTACTGATTTATTGCCAATCGGTACTAAATTCGAACTTGAATAA
- a CDS encoding helix-turn-helix domain-containing protein produces MTKYSNEFKVKAIKMVLKGNSISHVAKILNMPDIAPLCRWISHYEHGGIPQLLHKNRKYTPIFKQKVIEYKWLHHLSLNQTAAKFSIPNTGTISTWEKLYHSYGFSGLLAKKRGRPSMKKSKSTYKVNKPKKELSYVEKLEQEVYQLRMENDLLKKWHALMKQWEKEGRH; encoded by the coding sequence ATGACTAAATACTCAAATGAATTTAAAGTTAAAGCAATTAAAATGGTTTTAAAAGGAAATTCTATTTCTCATGTAGCTAAAATTCTAAACATGCCAGATATAGCTCCTCTTTGCAGATGGATATCTCATTATGAACATGGTGGTATTCCACAACTTCTTCATAAAAATCGTAAATATACTCCTATCTTTAAGCAAAAAGTTATTGAATATAAATGGCTACATCATTTATCATTAAATCAAACAGCAGCCAAATTTTCCATTCCTAATACTGGTACAATTTCTACATGGGAAAAGTTGTATCATTCTTATGGCTTTTCTGGCTTACTTGCTAAGAAACGAGGTAGACCATCTATGAAAAAATCTAAATCTACATACAAAGTTAACAAACCTAAAAAAGAACTTTCTTATGTTGAAAAATTGGAACAAGAAGTTTATCAATTAAGGATGGAAAATGACCTATTAAAAAAGTGGCATGCCTTAATGAAGCAATGGGAAAAGGAAGGAAGACACTAG
- a CDS encoding IS3 family transposase: MGKGRKTLVLVIAKLRKKYILKALLNYTKLAKSTYYDALKKLSREDKYKGLKTLIHNICNKNHGRYGYRRVTMQLHKQRIKINHKVVIRLMKEENLTCKVRAKKYKSYRGQEGKIAKNILNRNFKAEKPNEKWATDVTEFALCNEKIYLSPIIDLYNGEIISYKISKRPVLKQVLDMVEDATRKIKETKGIILHSDQGWQYQNKRYQKLLKEKGIIQSMSRKGNCLDNAVIENFFGLLKSEVFYLKKFKSVEDFIKELKSYIKYYNTKRIKIKLKGLSPVEYRIKFQLVA; this comes from the coding sequence ATGGGAAAAGGAAGGAAGACACTAGTTTTAGTAATTGCTAAATTAAGGAAAAAATATATTCTAAAAGCCCTATTAAACTATACAAAATTAGCTAAAAGCACATATTATGATGCATTAAAAAAATTATCTAGAGAAGATAAATATAAAGGATTAAAAACATTAATTCATAATATTTGTAATAAAAATCATGGAAGATATGGATATAGAAGAGTAACTATGCAGCTGCATAAACAAAGGATAAAAATCAATCATAAAGTTGTTATAAGATTGATGAAAGAAGAAAATTTAACATGCAAAGTAAGAGCAAAGAAATACAAATCGTATAGAGGACAAGAAGGAAAAATAGCTAAAAATATATTAAATAGAAATTTCAAAGCAGAAAAACCAAACGAAAAATGGGCAACAGATGTAACAGAATTTGCATTATGTAATGAAAAAATATACTTATCACCAATAATAGATTTATATAACGGAGAAATAATAAGTTATAAAATATCGAAAAGACCAGTACTAAAGCAAGTATTAGATATGGTAGAAGATGCAACAAGAAAGATAAAAGAAACAAAAGGGATAATTCTACATTCAGACCAAGGATGGCAATATCAAAATAAGAGGTATCAGAAGTTATTAAAAGAAAAAGGCATTATCCAAAGCATGAGCCGAAAAGGCAATTGCTTAGATAATGCCGTAATAGAAAATTTCTTTGGTTTGCTAAAAAGCGAAGTATTCTATTTAAAAAAATTCAAATCCGTTGAAGATTTTATAAAAGAGTTAAAATCTTATATAAAATATTATAATACAAAACGGATAAAGATAAAACTAAAAGGACTTAGTCCTGTAGAATACAGAATTAAGTTTCAATTAGTAGCCTAA
- a CDS encoding LacI family DNA-binding transcriptional regulator — MTQKLTIQDIANLAGVAKSTVSRYLNNGYVSKEKAMLIDKVIRETGYKSNFFAKRLKTKQSKLIGIVMPRLDSFSAGKLLTGFNIILQQMGYQALILISELNSQKELDNISQLIQQGVDGIIVDSININDNHLKLINQANIPIIFTGQSHDKVNFIKVDDINAGKLMGEYIASLNHQQVVFLGVSPQDNAVGVDRYKGFRQGFLANNPQGKISFVQTDCSLEQAYNSGDTVVSFEPSAVVCATDNIALGLLRYFHEKKIHVPQDISLAGFGGYPVGSISYPSLTSLAFDYKHLGIKTAEKLLSMLQNQPVTSEYDHNMNLIIRESTRLAKI; from the coding sequence ATGACTCAAAAACTCACTATACAAGATATTGCTAATCTAGCTGGAGTAGCTAAAAGTACAGTTTCTCGCTATCTAAATAATGGTTACGTAAGCAAGGAAAAAGCTATGTTAATTGATAAAGTCATACGTGAAACAGGTTATAAATCCAATTTTTTCGCCAAGCGTTTAAAAACTAAACAAAGTAAATTAATCGGCATTGTCATGCCTCGTTTAGACTCTTTTTCTGCGGGCAAATTATTGACAGGTTTTAATATAATTTTACAACAAATGGGATATCAAGCTTTGATTTTAATCAGTGAATTAAATTCGCAAAAAGAACTAGATAATATCTCTCAATTAATTCAACAAGGTGTAGATGGAATTATCGTCGACTCCATCAATATCAATGACAATCATTTAAAACTAATCAATCAAGCTAATATCCCCATTATTTTTACAGGGCAAAGCCACGATAAAGTAAATTTTATCAAAGTAGATGATATCAATGCAGGCAAATTGATGGGTGAATATATCGCCTCTTTAAATCATCAACAAGTGGTATTTTTAGGAGTATCCCCTCAAGATAACGCTGTAGGCGTAGACCGCTATAAAGGCTTTAGACAAGGTTTCCTTGCTAATAATCCGCAAGGTAAAATATCTTTTGTCCAAACTGATTGTAGTCTTGAACAAGCCTATAATTCAGGCGATACTGTAGTATCTTTTGAACCTAGCGCAGTCGTCTGTGCTACAGATAATATCGCTTTAGGATTATTGCGTTATTTTCATGAAAAGAAAATCCATGTTCCCCAAGATATTTCACTTGCTGGCTTTGGTGGTTATCCTGTAGGCAGTATATCTTATCCATCATTGACTAGCCTAGCCTTTGATTATAAACATCTAGGCATAAAAACAGCAGAAAAATTATTATCTATGCTTCAAAATCAACCTGTAACTTCTGAATACGACCACAATATGAATTTAATCATACGTGAAAGCACACGCTTAGCAAAAATATAA
- a CDS encoding bifunctional UDP-4-keto-pentose/UDP-xylose synthase — translation MKIFVTGVNGFIGSHFLEMALAQTDWEIQGFDLADNNITQFLDNPRFSMKKGDIFKEEAWLNEQIKECDVLLPLIGIARPAYYITRPLWTFELDFEQNLKMVRKCAEYGKRVIFPSTSEVYGMPDPNNKVMDEDNSNLILGPVSKSRWIYSCSKQMMDRVIFAFGQEMGLKFTLFRPFNWVGPRLDSFKDASEHKGRSITQFIYDVLYTGKITLVNGGAQRRSFTWVGDGVQGLIDIITNKDDQAEGQIFNIGNPENNYSIKEMAEIVVDEMKKFPKFKDKADKVEFIVMDSDKYYGKNYDDMQDRLPSVKKMETRLGWKPKATLREAIHYTLEWYAKNLDKA, via the coding sequence ATGAAAATTTTTGTTACTGGTGTAAACGGTTTTATTGGCTCTCATTTCCTTGAAATGGCACTTGCTCAAACAGACTGGGAAATTCAGGGTTTTGACTTAGCAGATAATAATATCACTCAATTCTTGGATAATCCTCGCTTTTCTATGAAAAAAGGCGATATCTTCAAAGAAGAAGCTTGGCTCAATGAGCAAATTAAAGAATGTGATGTTCTTTTACCATTAATCGGTATCGCTCGCCCAGCTTATTATATAACTCGTCCACTTTGGACATTCGAACTTGATTTTGAACAAAACTTAAAAATGGTTCGTAAATGTGCTGAATATGGTAAACGCGTTATCTTCCCTTCAACTTCTGAAGTATATGGTATGCCTGATCCTAACAATAAAGTCATGGATGAAGATAATAGTAATTTAATCTTAGGTCCTGTATCTAAGAGTCGTTGGATTTATAGTTGCAGTAAACAAATGATGGATAGAGTAATCTTCGCTTTTGGTCAAGAAATGGGGCTTAAATTCACTTTATTCCGTCCATTTAACTGGGTAGGACCTCGTCTTGATAGCTTCAAAGATGCAAGTGAACATAAAGGTCGTTCCATCACTCAATTCATCTATGATGTTTTGTACACTGGCAAAATAACACTTGTAAATGGTGGTGCTCAACGTCGTAGCTTTACTTGGGTAGGCGATGGTGTACAAGGTTTAATCGATATCATCACTAATAAAGATGACCAAGCAGAAGGACAAATCTTCAATATTGGTAATCCAGAAAACAATTATTCCATCAAAGAAATGGCTGAAATCGTTGTTGATGAAATGAAAAAATTCCCTAAATTCAAAGATAAAGCCGATAAAGTAGAATTTATCGTTATGGACTCCGATAAATATTACGGTAAAAATTATGATGATATGCAAGATAGATTGCCATCTGTGAAAAAAATGGAAACACGCCTCGGTTGGAAACCAAAAGCTACACTTCGCGAAGCAATCCACTATACACTTGAATGGTATGCTAAAAATTTAGATAAAGCTTAA